From the Cryptomeria japonica chromosome 2, Sugi_1.0, whole genome shotgun sequence genome, one window contains:
- the LOC131860245 gene encoding replication protein A 70 kDa DNA-binding subunit A-like codes for MPPAALISHQPPRSRRRPPWLPAPSAPGPSVSPSPVTPKSCRQSTKPTDPRPPCGRRPLARGQQPYTSSPRTCQQVRTVRQPNQLHRHRTQSAGRRSFRDVHTTVKFKPEVEPQLQLTPHVLLCINVGDDVLSPVLQLLSFEKLTADENDSARYRVVLTIVIFNLALKFTNSPLLGKLRYLFKEKEQQMLGRDTRATTKRSLKFGIHLPPVQHESSINIRPIKALNPFQNKWTIKGHVTNNRKMHQYSTPKSIGQVFSFDMIDDEGTEIRITCFGDVAEMHYHRVEAGTYYTVLKGCIKEADTKWNKLNNHLEITLENNSILKRCDAVVDSEANNSRFTPINEITYYTNNTLVDVIGIVVAIGEPSLIHRKYGSDVMERTIKINDVSTFTIDVNLWGETWQGLGEDLKNMHTT; via the exons ATGCCACCGGCAGCTCTGATCTCCCACCAACCGCCTCGATCCCGCCGCCGGCCCCCTTGGCTCCCGGCCCCTTCGGCTCCTGGTCCGTCGGTATCTCCTTCTCCGGTGACGCCTAAATCCTGTCGGCAGTCCACTAAACCGACGGACCCACGCCCGCCATGTGgaaggcggccactggcccgtggtCAACAACCGTACACCAGTTCACCGCGCACATGTCAGCAAGTCCGTACGGTACGACAACCCAATCAGCTGCACAGACATCgcacccagtcagcagggaggcgaagttttcgcGACgttcatacgaccgtcaaatttaagccA GAAGTGGAACCACAACTACAATTGACCCCACATGTACTCCTCTGCATCAACGTTGGGGATGATGTCCTCTCTCCAGTGCTTCAGCTTTTATCTTTTGAAAAATTGACGGCTGATGAAAATGACAGTGCCCGATATAGGGTTGTTTT GACTATAGTAATATTCAACCTTGCTCTCAAATTTACAAATTCTCCATTGCTTGGAAAACTTAGATACCTGTTTAAAGAGAAAGAACAACAAATGTTGGGTCGAGACACACGTGCCACAACTAAACGCTCCCTCAAATTTGGAATACACCTCCCACCCGTGCAACACGAATCTTCTATTAATATCAGGCCGATTAAAGCCTTGAACCCCTTTCAAAATAAATGGACGATAAAGGGGCATGTGACAAACAATAGGAAGATGCATCAGTACAGTACACCAAAGTCCATTGGCCAAGTGTTTAGCTTTGACATGATAGATGATGAAGGTACTGAAATTAGAATAACTTGCTTTGGCGATGTAGCAGAGATGCATTATCATAGGGTTGAAGCAGGAACATATTATACTGTATTGAAAGGTTGCATTAAAGAAGCTGACACAAAATGGAATAAGCTTAACAACCATCTTGAGATAACTTTGGAAAACAATTCAATATTGAAGCGTTGTGATGCTGTTGTTGATAGTGAAGCAAATAATTCTCGATTCACACCGATCAATGAAATTACATACTACACCAACAACACTTTAGTTGATGTTATTGGTATTGTAGTTGCTATTGGAGAACCCTCATTAATTCATAGAAAATATGGAAGCGACGTAATGGAGAGAACTATAAAAATAAATGATGTTTCAACTTTTACTATCGATGTTAACTTATGGGGAGAAACATGGCAAGGGCTGggtgaagatttgaagaacatgcACACAACCTAA